AAAGGCTTTGTTCGTCCAATCGCTGAAAACATGGTTGATCAACAAAAATGGATGGAAGAATTGGCTGAGGATCTGGAAGTTGAAGAAGCAGCGACCACTACGAAGTAATATTTTTCCTCACGAAGAAAGCACGGCGCCTCTCGCGTCGTGCTTTTTTACCTATCCATAAAACTAGAGAATCTTGTGCTTTTCCAGGTATGTAAGGACAATCTGGACAGCTTCTTCAATGGTCTGCTTGTCGCTCTCAATGACCAACTCCGCTTGAACAGGCTCTTCATACGGTGCTGATATCCCCGTAAACTGACCAATCTCCCCGCTTCTCGCTTTTTGATACAGTCCCTTTACATCTCGGCGCTCACACTCATCCAATGAACATTTTACATATACCTCGATGAATTCCCCAGCTTCTACCAGATTACGCGCAAGCTCCCGGTCTTCCCGATAGGGAGAGATAAATGCCGTCAAGGTAATCACGCCTGCCTCTACGAACAGCTTCGCGACCTCGCCAATTCGGCGAATATTTTCCCGTCTATCCTCTGCCCCAAACCCCAATCCCCGGTTTAAGCCGTGACGTATATTGTCACCATCCAGCACGTAACTGGCTACCCCTCTTTGATGAAGCTCATGCTCGACTGCATTCGCCAACGTTGATTTGCCAGCACCAGACAGCCCCGTAAACCATAAGACACAGCTTTTGTGGCCCGCACGCTTCTGTCGGTCTTGTTTCGTTACCGTCGTCGGATGCCATACGATATTCGCGGTACCCTCTCTACTCATCGTCTCTCCCCTCTCGCACAACCGATTTTTTCAGCGGATTAGACGGACACCGGGCGCAGCCCTTCGATCAATACCCGTGCAACCTCAGGACGGCTAAATTCAGGTGGCGGAGCCTCACCACGCGACAGCATTTCCCTCACCTTGGTCCCAGACAGCGCGATATGATGCTCGCTATCATGCGGGCACGTTTTGGTAGATGCCATGTTTCCGCAGGTCTTGCAATAAAAGCTGTTCTCGAAAAATAATGGTGTAATTCCTAGCTCCTCTGGCTGGAACTGGCGGAAAATATGCTGGGCATCGTACGTCCCGTAATAGTTGCCAACGCCAGCGTGGTCCCGGCCTACAATAAAATGAGTGCAGCCATAATTCTTCCTCACCAATGCATGAAAAATCGCTTCACGCGGTCCTGCATAGCGCATGGCAGCCGGGAACACAGCCAACTCTACCCGTGTAGCCGGATAGTATTTTTCCAGCAATACCTGATAGCTGTTCATCCGCAC
This genomic stretch from Brevibacillus brevis harbors:
- the cysC gene encoding adenylyl-sulfate kinase, with the translated sequence MSREGTANIVWHPTTVTKQDRQKRAGHKSCVLWFTGLSGAGKSTLANAVEHELHQRGVASYVLDGDNIRHGLNRGLGFGAEDRRENIRRIGEVAKLFVEAGVITLTAFISPYREDRELARNLVEAGEFIEVYVKCSLDECERRDVKGLYQKARSGEIGQFTGISAPYEEPVQAELVIESDKQTIEEAVQIVLTYLEKHKIL